The following proteins come from a genomic window of Megalops cyprinoides isolate fMegCyp1 chromosome 6, fMegCyp1.pri, whole genome shotgun sequence:
- the LOC118779775 gene encoding scm-like with four MBT domains protein 1 isoform X2, translating into MNGEPVDSDGGSGPDDSEFNWDEYLEENGATSVPHHAFKHVDQSLQTGLSPGMKLEVSVKGDPEAFWVATIITTCGQLLLLRYEGYLDDRRADFWCDIMTADLHPIGWSRQQGRTVRPPEGVREKHENWEALLEKVLSEACSAPANLLEGPHRGKNPLDLLAPGSTVELQDPEDAGAVWGAVIEENIGGRLRLRYAGTEGLTHKQAGLWIFYLHPFLHSQGWGKEHGCTLTPPAALRGLRSEAEWDEVRQRMDTQPQEGAITEELFRDRPAIAAHCFTEGMKLEAVDPAAPFCIGPATITKVFSEQYFLVEIDDLREDAGLRKHGPSFLCHRDSPGIFPVQWSLKNGVQLSPPPGYQGQDFDWADYLKQCEAEAAPQHCFPTEQSDHCFKESMKLEAVNPLSPEHIHVATVTKVRGQHIWLRLEGLKQPISEVIVHVDSMDIFPVSWCETNGYSLRHPRKPPVQKQRKIAVVQPAKHRTLPRPTPPEALKQQVNSQSENGQGNGKYCCPKIYFNHRCFSGPYLNKGRIAELPQCVGPGNCVLVLKEVLTLLINAAYKPSRVLRELQLDEEARWHGQGEVLKAKYKGKSYRATVEIVRTADRVAEFCRKTCIKLECCPNLFGPRMVLEQCSENCSVLTKTKYTHYYGKKKTKRVGRPPGGHTNLEGGMKRRGRKRKRRKHYFVHKKKRSSASLDSTPAGSPQGSCEDEEDLDEVDSLSEDSSSEPQDEQLGDSELSERKSQPPSPSPSPSLSPSPAATPRPSRRRRKGRSPSYSDDENQPPSPKSSRGEVPQKLHLDSSPLEWSVTDVVRFIRSTDCAPLARIFMDQEIDGQALLLLTLPTVQECMDLKLGPAIKLCHHIERVKLAFYQQFAS; encoded by the exons ATGAATGGTGAACCAGTGGATTCAG ATGGAGGGTCAGGGCCAGATGACTCTGAGTTTAACTGGGATGAGTATCTGGAAGAAAATGGGGCTACATCTGTCCCCCACCATGCCTTCAAACAT GTGGACCAGAGTCTGCAAACTGGACTCAGCCCAGGAATGAAGCTGGAGGTGTCTGTAAAGGGTGACCCTGAGGCGTTCTGGGTAGCCACCATCATCACGACCTGTGGACAGCTACTGTTGCTGCGTTATGAGGGTTACCTTGATGACCGTCGGGCAGACTTCTGGTGTGACATCATGACTGCTGACCTGCACCCCATTGGCTGGAGCCGGCAGCAGGGGCGAACAGTGAGACCCCCCGAGG GTGTCCGTGAGAAGCACGAGAACTGGGAAGCCCTCTTGGAAAAGGTCCTGTCAGAGGCCTGCAGTGCTCCTGCTAACCTGCTGGAGGGG CCACACCGGGGTAAGAATCCTCTGGACCTGCTGGCCCCAGGTTCAACTGTGGAACTGCAGGACCCTGAGGATGCAGGGGCAGTGTGGGGGGCCGTGATCGAGGAGAACATTGGGGGACGACTGCGTCTCCGCTACGCCGGCACAGAGGGGCTCACCCACAAGCAGGCTGGGCTCTGGATCTTTTATCTGCACCCATTTCTGCACTCCCAGGGCTGGGGAAAAGAACACGGCTGCACACtcacgccccctgctg CTCTCCGTGGCCTACGCAGTGAGGCGGAATGGGATGAGGTTCGGCAGAGAATGGATACCCAACCACAAGAGGGCGCCATCACAGAGGAGCTCTTTAGG GACAGGCCAGCGATCGCTGCTCATTGCTTCACCGAGGGAATGAAACTGGAAGCTGTGGACCCTGCTGCCCCCTTCTGCATCGGTCCAGCCACCATAACTAAG GTGTTCAGTGAGCAGTATTTCCTGGTGGAGATTGATGACCTGCGGGAGGATGCAGGGCTGAGGAAGCACGGCCCCTCCTTCCTTTGCCACCGGGACAGCCCAGGGATCTTCCCTGTGCAGTGGAGCCTCAAAAACGGGGTGCAGCTCAGCCCCCCACCGG GGTATCAGGGGCAGGACTTTGACTGGGCGGATTACCTGAAGCAGTGCGAGGCGGAggctgcaccacaacactgctTCCCCACT gaacaGTCTGATCACTGTTTCAAGGAATCAATGAAGCTGGAAGCAGTGAACCCCCTCTCCCCAGAGCACATCCATGTGGCAACAGTCaccaaggtcagaggtcaacacATCTGGCTGCGCTTGGAAG ggttgAAGCAGCCAATTTCAGAAGTGATTGTCCATGTTGACTCGATGGATATCTTTCCAGTCAGCTGGTGTGAAACCAATGGCTACTCCCTCCGTCACCCACGGAAGCCCCCAG TTCAGAAGCAGAGGAAGATCGCAGTGGTACAGCCAGCAAAGCA CAGAACCCTGCCGAGACCTACACCTCCTGAAGCACTGAAGCAGCAAgtgaacagccaatcagagaatg GACAGGGCAATGGAAAGTACTGCTGTCCCAAAATCTACTTCAACCACCGTTGTTTCTCTGGACCGTACCTGAACAAGGGCCGCATCGCAGAACTGCCACAGTGCGTTGGGCCCGGTAACTGTGTGCTGGTTCTgaaggag GTGCTGACACTCCTGATCAACGCCGCCTACAAGCCGAGTCGCGTGCTGCgtgagctgcagctggatgAGGAGGCGCGCTGGCATGGCCAGGGGGAGGTGCTCAAGGCCAA ATACAAGGGAAAGAGCTACCGGGCCACAGTGGAGATCGTGCGCACAGCAGACCGGGTGGCGGAGTTCTGTAGGAAAACCTGCATCAAACTGGAGTGCTGTCCCAACCTATTTGGACCACGCATGGTTCTGGAACAATGTTCGGAGAATTGCTCTGTGCTTACCAAGACCAAATACA cCCATTACTATGGTAAAAAGAAGACCAAGCGTGTTGGCCGCCCACCAGGTGGGCACACAAACTTGGAGGGTGGGATGAAGAGGCgaggcaggaagaggaagaggaggaaacaCTACTTTGTCCACAAGAAGAAACGCTCCTCGGCATCACTagacagcacccctgctggctCCCCACAG GGCAGttgtgaggatgaggaggatcTGGATGAGGTTGATTCCCTGAGCGAAGACTCCAGCTCCGAGCCGCAGGACGAGCAGCTGGGTGACTCCGAGCTCTCGGAGAGGAAGTCTCagcccccttccccttccccctccccctccctttctccctcccctgctGCGACGCCTCGCCCCTCCCGTCGTCGCCGCAAAGGTCGCTCCCCCTCCTACTCTGATGACGAGAACCAGCCCCCCTCGCCGAAG AGCTCAAGGGGTGAGGTGCCACAGAAGCTGCACTTGGACAGCAGCCCGCTGGAGTGGAGTGTGACGGACGTTGTGCGATTTATCAGGTCCACAGACTGTGCCCCACTGGCACGCATCTTCATGGACCAG GAGATTGATGGACAGGCCCTGCTCCTACTGACCTTGCCAACAGTGCAGGAGTGCATGGACCTGAAGCTGGGCCCGGCTATTAAGCTATGCCACCACATTGAGAGGGTCAAGCTGGCATTTTACCAGCAGTTTGCCAGCTGA
- the LOC118779775 gene encoding scm-like with four MBT domains protein 1 isoform X3, with product MNGEPVDSDGGSGPDDSEFNWDEYLEENGATSVPHHAFKHVDQSLQTGLSPGMKLEVSVKGDPEAFWVATIITTCGQLLLLRYEGYLDDRRADFWCDIMTADLHPIGWSRQQGRTVRPPEGVREKHENWEALLEKVLSEACSAPANLLEGPHRGKNPLDLLAPGSTVELQDPEDAGAVWGAVIEENIGGRLRLRYAGTEGLTHKQAGLWIFYLHPFLHSQGWGKEHGCTLTPPAALRGLRSEAEWDEVRQRMDTQPQEGAITEELFRDRPAIAAHCFTEGMKLEAVDPAAPFCIGPATITKVFSEQYFLVEIDDLREDAGLRKHGPSFLCHRDSPGIFPVQWSLKNGVQLSPPPGYQGQDFDWADYLKQCEAEAAPQHCFPTEQSDHCFKESMKLEAVNPLSPEHIHVATVTKVRGQHIWLRLEGLKQPISEVIVHVDSMDIFPVSWCETNGYSLRHPRKPPVQKQRKIAVVQPAKQTLPRPTPPEALKQQVNSQSENAGQGNGKYCCPKIYFNHRCFSGPYLNKGRIAELPQCVGPGNCVLVLKEVLTLLINAAYKPSRVLRELQLDEEARWHGQGEVLKAKYKGKSYRATVEIVRTADRVAEFCRKTCIKLECCPNLFGPRMVLEQCSENCSVLTKTKYTHYYGKKKTKRVGRPPGGHTNLEGGMKRRGRKRKRRKHYFVHKKKRSSASLDSTPAGSPQGSCEDEEDLDEVDSLSEDSSSEPQDEQLGDSELSERKSQPPSPSPSPSLSPSPAATPRPSRRRRKGRSPSYSDDENQPPSPKSSRGEVPQKLHLDSSPLEWSVTDVVRFIRSTDCAPLARIFMDQEIDGQALLLLTLPTVQECMDLKLGPAIKLCHHIERVKLAFYQQFAS from the exons ATGAATGGTGAACCAGTGGATTCAG ATGGAGGGTCAGGGCCAGATGACTCTGAGTTTAACTGGGATGAGTATCTGGAAGAAAATGGGGCTACATCTGTCCCCCACCATGCCTTCAAACAT GTGGACCAGAGTCTGCAAACTGGACTCAGCCCAGGAATGAAGCTGGAGGTGTCTGTAAAGGGTGACCCTGAGGCGTTCTGGGTAGCCACCATCATCACGACCTGTGGACAGCTACTGTTGCTGCGTTATGAGGGTTACCTTGATGACCGTCGGGCAGACTTCTGGTGTGACATCATGACTGCTGACCTGCACCCCATTGGCTGGAGCCGGCAGCAGGGGCGAACAGTGAGACCCCCCGAGG GTGTCCGTGAGAAGCACGAGAACTGGGAAGCCCTCTTGGAAAAGGTCCTGTCAGAGGCCTGCAGTGCTCCTGCTAACCTGCTGGAGGGG CCACACCGGGGTAAGAATCCTCTGGACCTGCTGGCCCCAGGTTCAACTGTGGAACTGCAGGACCCTGAGGATGCAGGGGCAGTGTGGGGGGCCGTGATCGAGGAGAACATTGGGGGACGACTGCGTCTCCGCTACGCCGGCACAGAGGGGCTCACCCACAAGCAGGCTGGGCTCTGGATCTTTTATCTGCACCCATTTCTGCACTCCCAGGGCTGGGGAAAAGAACACGGCTGCACACtcacgccccctgctg CTCTCCGTGGCCTACGCAGTGAGGCGGAATGGGATGAGGTTCGGCAGAGAATGGATACCCAACCACAAGAGGGCGCCATCACAGAGGAGCTCTTTAGG GACAGGCCAGCGATCGCTGCTCATTGCTTCACCGAGGGAATGAAACTGGAAGCTGTGGACCCTGCTGCCCCCTTCTGCATCGGTCCAGCCACCATAACTAAG GTGTTCAGTGAGCAGTATTTCCTGGTGGAGATTGATGACCTGCGGGAGGATGCAGGGCTGAGGAAGCACGGCCCCTCCTTCCTTTGCCACCGGGACAGCCCAGGGATCTTCCCTGTGCAGTGGAGCCTCAAAAACGGGGTGCAGCTCAGCCCCCCACCGG GGTATCAGGGGCAGGACTTTGACTGGGCGGATTACCTGAAGCAGTGCGAGGCGGAggctgcaccacaacactgctTCCCCACT gaacaGTCTGATCACTGTTTCAAGGAATCAATGAAGCTGGAAGCAGTGAACCCCCTCTCCCCAGAGCACATCCATGTGGCAACAGTCaccaaggtcagaggtcaacacATCTGGCTGCGCTTGGAAG ggttgAAGCAGCCAATTTCAGAAGTGATTGTCCATGTTGACTCGATGGATATCTTTCCAGTCAGCTGGTGTGAAACCAATGGCTACTCCCTCCGTCACCCACGGAAGCCCCCAG TTCAGAAGCAGAGGAAGATCGCAGTGGTACAGCCAGCAAAGCA AACCCTGCCGAGACCTACACCTCCTGAAGCACTGAAGCAGCAAgtgaacagccaatcagagaatg CAGGACAGGGCAATGGAAAGTACTGCTGTCCCAAAATCTACTTCAACCACCGTTGTTTCTCTGGACCGTACCTGAACAAGGGCCGCATCGCAGAACTGCCACAGTGCGTTGGGCCCGGTAACTGTGTGCTGGTTCTgaaggag GTGCTGACACTCCTGATCAACGCCGCCTACAAGCCGAGTCGCGTGCTGCgtgagctgcagctggatgAGGAGGCGCGCTGGCATGGCCAGGGGGAGGTGCTCAAGGCCAA ATACAAGGGAAAGAGCTACCGGGCCACAGTGGAGATCGTGCGCACAGCAGACCGGGTGGCGGAGTTCTGTAGGAAAACCTGCATCAAACTGGAGTGCTGTCCCAACCTATTTGGACCACGCATGGTTCTGGAACAATGTTCGGAGAATTGCTCTGTGCTTACCAAGACCAAATACA cCCATTACTATGGTAAAAAGAAGACCAAGCGTGTTGGCCGCCCACCAGGTGGGCACACAAACTTGGAGGGTGGGATGAAGAGGCgaggcaggaagaggaagaggaggaaacaCTACTTTGTCCACAAGAAGAAACGCTCCTCGGCATCACTagacagcacccctgctggctCCCCACAG GGCAGttgtgaggatgaggaggatcTGGATGAGGTTGATTCCCTGAGCGAAGACTCCAGCTCCGAGCCGCAGGACGAGCAGCTGGGTGACTCCGAGCTCTCGGAGAGGAAGTCTCagcccccttccccttccccctccccctccctttctccctcccctgctGCGACGCCTCGCCCCTCCCGTCGTCGCCGCAAAGGTCGCTCCCCCTCCTACTCTGATGACGAGAACCAGCCCCCCTCGCCGAAG AGCTCAAGGGGTGAGGTGCCACAGAAGCTGCACTTGGACAGCAGCCCGCTGGAGTGGAGTGTGACGGACGTTGTGCGATTTATCAGGTCCACAGACTGTGCCCCACTGGCACGCATCTTCATGGACCAG GAGATTGATGGACAGGCCCTGCTCCTACTGACCTTGCCAACAGTGCAGGAGTGCATGGACCTGAAGCTGGGCCCGGCTATTAAGCTATGCCACCACATTGAGAGGGTCAAGCTGGCATTTTACCAGCAGTTTGCCAGCTGA
- the LOC118779775 gene encoding scm-like with four MBT domains protein 1 isoform X1: protein MNGEPVDSDGGSGPDDSEFNWDEYLEENGATSVPHHAFKHVDQSLQTGLSPGMKLEVSVKGDPEAFWVATIITTCGQLLLLRYEGYLDDRRADFWCDIMTADLHPIGWSRQQGRTVRPPEGVREKHENWEALLEKVLSEACSAPANLLEGPHRGKNPLDLLAPGSTVELQDPEDAGAVWGAVIEENIGGRLRLRYAGTEGLTHKQAGLWIFYLHPFLHSQGWGKEHGCTLTPPAALRGLRSEAEWDEVRQRMDTQPQEGAITEELFRDRPAIAAHCFTEGMKLEAVDPAAPFCIGPATITKVFSEQYFLVEIDDLREDAGLRKHGPSFLCHRDSPGIFPVQWSLKNGVQLSPPPGYQGQDFDWADYLKQCEAEAAPQHCFPTEQSDHCFKESMKLEAVNPLSPEHIHVATVTKVRGQHIWLRLEGLKQPISEVIVHVDSMDIFPVSWCETNGYSLRHPRKPPVQKQRKIAVVQPAKHRTLPRPTPPEALKQQVNSQSENAGQGNGKYCCPKIYFNHRCFSGPYLNKGRIAELPQCVGPGNCVLVLKEVLTLLINAAYKPSRVLRELQLDEEARWHGQGEVLKAKYKGKSYRATVEIVRTADRVAEFCRKTCIKLECCPNLFGPRMVLEQCSENCSVLTKTKYTHYYGKKKTKRVGRPPGGHTNLEGGMKRRGRKRKRRKHYFVHKKKRSSASLDSTPAGSPQGSCEDEEDLDEVDSLSEDSSSEPQDEQLGDSELSERKSQPPSPSPSPSLSPSPAATPRPSRRRRKGRSPSYSDDENQPPSPKSSRGEVPQKLHLDSSPLEWSVTDVVRFIRSTDCAPLARIFMDQEIDGQALLLLTLPTVQECMDLKLGPAIKLCHHIERVKLAFYQQFAS from the exons ATGAATGGTGAACCAGTGGATTCAG ATGGAGGGTCAGGGCCAGATGACTCTGAGTTTAACTGGGATGAGTATCTGGAAGAAAATGGGGCTACATCTGTCCCCCACCATGCCTTCAAACAT GTGGACCAGAGTCTGCAAACTGGACTCAGCCCAGGAATGAAGCTGGAGGTGTCTGTAAAGGGTGACCCTGAGGCGTTCTGGGTAGCCACCATCATCACGACCTGTGGACAGCTACTGTTGCTGCGTTATGAGGGTTACCTTGATGACCGTCGGGCAGACTTCTGGTGTGACATCATGACTGCTGACCTGCACCCCATTGGCTGGAGCCGGCAGCAGGGGCGAACAGTGAGACCCCCCGAGG GTGTCCGTGAGAAGCACGAGAACTGGGAAGCCCTCTTGGAAAAGGTCCTGTCAGAGGCCTGCAGTGCTCCTGCTAACCTGCTGGAGGGG CCACACCGGGGTAAGAATCCTCTGGACCTGCTGGCCCCAGGTTCAACTGTGGAACTGCAGGACCCTGAGGATGCAGGGGCAGTGTGGGGGGCCGTGATCGAGGAGAACATTGGGGGACGACTGCGTCTCCGCTACGCCGGCACAGAGGGGCTCACCCACAAGCAGGCTGGGCTCTGGATCTTTTATCTGCACCCATTTCTGCACTCCCAGGGCTGGGGAAAAGAACACGGCTGCACACtcacgccccctgctg CTCTCCGTGGCCTACGCAGTGAGGCGGAATGGGATGAGGTTCGGCAGAGAATGGATACCCAACCACAAGAGGGCGCCATCACAGAGGAGCTCTTTAGG GACAGGCCAGCGATCGCTGCTCATTGCTTCACCGAGGGAATGAAACTGGAAGCTGTGGACCCTGCTGCCCCCTTCTGCATCGGTCCAGCCACCATAACTAAG GTGTTCAGTGAGCAGTATTTCCTGGTGGAGATTGATGACCTGCGGGAGGATGCAGGGCTGAGGAAGCACGGCCCCTCCTTCCTTTGCCACCGGGACAGCCCAGGGATCTTCCCTGTGCAGTGGAGCCTCAAAAACGGGGTGCAGCTCAGCCCCCCACCGG GGTATCAGGGGCAGGACTTTGACTGGGCGGATTACCTGAAGCAGTGCGAGGCGGAggctgcaccacaacactgctTCCCCACT gaacaGTCTGATCACTGTTTCAAGGAATCAATGAAGCTGGAAGCAGTGAACCCCCTCTCCCCAGAGCACATCCATGTGGCAACAGTCaccaaggtcagaggtcaacacATCTGGCTGCGCTTGGAAG ggttgAAGCAGCCAATTTCAGAAGTGATTGTCCATGTTGACTCGATGGATATCTTTCCAGTCAGCTGGTGTGAAACCAATGGCTACTCCCTCCGTCACCCACGGAAGCCCCCAG TTCAGAAGCAGAGGAAGATCGCAGTGGTACAGCCAGCAAAGCA CAGAACCCTGCCGAGACCTACACCTCCTGAAGCACTGAAGCAGCAAgtgaacagccaatcagagaatg CAGGACAGGGCAATGGAAAGTACTGCTGTCCCAAAATCTACTTCAACCACCGTTGTTTCTCTGGACCGTACCTGAACAAGGGCCGCATCGCAGAACTGCCACAGTGCGTTGGGCCCGGTAACTGTGTGCTGGTTCTgaaggag GTGCTGACACTCCTGATCAACGCCGCCTACAAGCCGAGTCGCGTGCTGCgtgagctgcagctggatgAGGAGGCGCGCTGGCATGGCCAGGGGGAGGTGCTCAAGGCCAA ATACAAGGGAAAGAGCTACCGGGCCACAGTGGAGATCGTGCGCACAGCAGACCGGGTGGCGGAGTTCTGTAGGAAAACCTGCATCAAACTGGAGTGCTGTCCCAACCTATTTGGACCACGCATGGTTCTGGAACAATGTTCGGAGAATTGCTCTGTGCTTACCAAGACCAAATACA cCCATTACTATGGTAAAAAGAAGACCAAGCGTGTTGGCCGCCCACCAGGTGGGCACACAAACTTGGAGGGTGGGATGAAGAGGCgaggcaggaagaggaagaggaggaaacaCTACTTTGTCCACAAGAAGAAACGCTCCTCGGCATCACTagacagcacccctgctggctCCCCACAG GGCAGttgtgaggatgaggaggatcTGGATGAGGTTGATTCCCTGAGCGAAGACTCCAGCTCCGAGCCGCAGGACGAGCAGCTGGGTGACTCCGAGCTCTCGGAGAGGAAGTCTCagcccccttccccttccccctccccctccctttctccctcccctgctGCGACGCCTCGCCCCTCCCGTCGTCGCCGCAAAGGTCGCTCCCCCTCCTACTCTGATGACGAGAACCAGCCCCCCTCGCCGAAG AGCTCAAGGGGTGAGGTGCCACAGAAGCTGCACTTGGACAGCAGCCCGCTGGAGTGGAGTGTGACGGACGTTGTGCGATTTATCAGGTCCACAGACTGTGCCCCACTGGCACGCATCTTCATGGACCAG GAGATTGATGGACAGGCCCTGCTCCTACTGACCTTGCCAACAGTGCAGGAGTGCATGGACCTGAAGCTGGGCCCGGCTATTAAGCTATGCCACCACATTGAGAGGGTCAAGCTGGCATTTTACCAGCAGTTTGCCAGCTGA